The DNA window TAAGTACAATActtttgagtattttttttttaaccactaCAAGGTCCAATCTCTAACACCCGCCATTGAAGCTTCCCCTCCCTCACTTGGCCAAGCATGGTTGACTGAACATGTTCTGAAGCCTATCGCTGACCGCCACTGACCATCACTAGCCACATGGCCCTACATCACTCACTTAGGTCCATAGGACAATGTTTAGCCCTAGAGGCCATCAGTTGACTGCCTCATGTTAGGCCCATGGCCATTCTGTCTTGGTCAAGAAAATCATTATAGCTGATTAGattgaaaacccaatcaaaCATATCAAACTCCACCAAAGGATGGCAGGTTTTTGCTTGAGTCAATTGTTCTGTCCACAGAGAAAATACAGAAGCACAGATTCAGGGAACAACCAATAGCAGCACAGTCAATTGTTCTGTCCTCTATTATCTCTCCCCAAGGCTGGTcccccctctctccccctcctcttGCTGACCTCTGGTTTTCCCTGCCTATGCTCCCACTTGGGCACCGATGAAGGGATGATAAATGCACTTGGCTACCCTCTTCCAATGGGATTTTCTCCTCTACCTCTGCTTGGTCTTTCGTCAAATCCTTTGGCCCTATAGTTCCTTGGGGCAATCTCGTCTGGTTCAAGGGCCATATTCCTCGCCATAGCGTTACTATCTGGAGATGTCTCGCTAACTGCCTCCCAACCCAATCCTACTTATCTACCATCACATCCCTGTTAACCCAATTTACTGCCTTTGCCCCCTTAGATCGAAGGATATTTCTCACCTTTTATTCTCCTGCCCCCTTTCTTCCTCCGTCTCGAAAGTTGTCCTCTCCAGATGTTGGCCCTCCAGTAGACCAATTCTCCCATTtgatagggaatggatttggattgacatgacctttacAGGCTCCTCCATCTGCGACACCATTGGGAAGCTTGCTTTTTCTACAGCCAtaaaccacctttggatggaacgtAACATCCCTATATGGTCTTCCAACTCCCGCTCTATAAACGTAACATCCTCGTTCTGTCCCAAACTCCCCTAGGTACATGCATATCATTGCCTCTTGGAACTTACTGATTGACACCATCCCCCACTCTTGATGCCCCCCCTCCATTTGGTAGTATCCCCTTAGTCTGCTGGATTGGTTTGCTAGTTTAGTTTTGCTTGTTGCTTTGATGTAATAGCTTCCCATGGGTCGGCTTTaacttgttggcttaagcccccctcccccctaggttggcttttccttgttggcttgagccccctcccccttttgtatattcttctctttttcgtaataaatttatttattcaaccaaaaaaattattttattttattatttgtatttatttatttatttggtagcAAGTAACCCACAATGAGAAGAAGCCACCCCACACTAACATGAGAATATTATTGCCCCACCACATTTAGGCACTAATGACCAAAGCACTTGAAAGATTTTAAAATTCCCAACTTTAGACTCAAGTTTTAAGAATTCCAAACTGCATGAATCAGAAAATTAGCAACAACTATCAAACACTTGGAGGGATCCCTTGGATTCATCTGCTAGTCCAtctcagtattttttttttttttaatgaataagtAATTTCATTgccaaagaggagaagaatatacaaggaaaggggaaaaaaggggaAGCGGCCAAAGGGAACAAGCCTttaaaggggaggggggagctACTTAAGCCAAGAGGCCACAACCAAGACAAAGCACAAAGGGGACAAAACAActagggggaggggaaggggagagaaTGGTGGAGGAAGGCCCCAGGATACAACAATGAGCCTGCTCCTTGGGGAATTTCTGACGGGGTGAGGGTGGATAAAGGATAGGTTGGAACTgatatcaaagtagatggctttacAAATCTTGTCAAAGGATCGAGATTTGGTAGTCCATCTACAGAGATTCCTTTTCATACAGAATGCAACCTTTCCTATAGTGTCACAAATGGTAGAGCCAACgaaagtcatatcaatccaaatccactctCTACTCAGAGGCAAAACTCTTCTTCTAGCAGGCCAGCAACAACTAAGGACCCTCTTCCAAATGGTGGTGGAGAATGggcaagagaaaaaagagatggtcaacatcttcaatGTCATTCCAACAGAGGCAGTAAGAAGAAGGGACATTGAAATGATGGTAGATGAGAAAGGATTGGGTTGGAAGGCAATTAGATAAGGCACTCCAAGCAGTGAAGCTTTGCCAaggaatgtggcctttgaaccagatgATATCACGCCAAGGTGCGAGGGAGCCTTTAGACCAAATGAAGTTCCAAGCAGAAGCAATGCTAAATAGACCAGAGGAGGAGGGGAGCCATGAGATTTTGTCAATTCCACCGCGGCGGCCAGGAGGGATGGGGAGGAAGGAAGACCACCAATCAGCAAGGGGAGGGGTGGAAGACCATCTCAGTATTTCATCTCAATGAGAAGGTTCATCTAAacatcctcacccaatcttagCTAAACTGGCTTTGCAATCCCAATATAGAGAAACTCTGAAATCTCTTCTTCACCCATGTGTTTTCAGATATTTCCACATCTCTTTAACTCTTTTAAAATGCAGACAAGAAACTACTATTGAATAGTTTGACCAGGATTCCAAAATTTGTTATTCTAGGCTCCACTAATATTATTTGGTACTTTACTCACTCCCAACAGACGAAAAATAGGACTTGTAGGAATGATGGACCTCGATGCTCCCATTGGAGACCCCCCCCCCAGCTTTTGCAAATGTATCGTTTGAACAGATTTATCAAGAATAAACAAAGATTATGGTTAAAGCCCAATGGAATAAAAAGCCATCATTTGGCACCCAATAAACCAATATAATATAGAGAATAACCATACCATTGATAAAAAGCACCATCACTGTCTTCTTTGCACTGTAATTTGAACTGGATATATAACCATCCATCTTGAAGATTGATCCAGATGGATCATCATCTGATGCTGCTACTTCCATTATATCACGAGCAACTGCTACACCATAAACAGACCTGATCGCATCAAGCCTTGAGCATGTGGCAACTGAGTGAACATCTGCTCTGGCCGCACTATgctaaataatataatattaagaAACCAAAAGCGTTTTACTAAACATTAAGACAATAATTTCTCTACTTCCAATTTTCAAACCATACAGCTATCAAAACAATAATGAGAGGGAACAAGGTTCAGATAATACAGACTTTTCTGCAAGAGAAGCTAACTTTTGTATGATGAATTGAGAACCGACTAATTACATCCACTATTTTGGAATAATCATCGGCAGAGTTCTGCAGTGTTTTCCTACGAGCAGCCATATTATAGAATAGATTTTCAATCTGAAATCATGAAAAGCTATTTGCATCAGGGACTTGAAGCAAACAGAGATCAGACATTATCTTGGATACTTAACTTGTTTAATACTTAAAAGGACTTTTAACGGATACTAGCAAACTGCCTTACCATAACCTGAGTTCCTTTAACGGCAGCACAAGGTCTTGGTTCATGCTCCATGACTCCGTCTCTATAAGAAACCCTGGACAAATTCAAAGTCATCAATAATCGATTCTAACCAAAGAACAAATGCCATCATTAACTTCAGCTAGTTCTTATTTAACGAGCATTGTGATGTTCTGAACTAAAAGACGCACCTGTAACCATGCAATTGGCCCTCAGTTATCGTTGTCACAGTAACATGGCCAACGTACGTCATGCTGGCCAACGCCTCTCCCCTGAACCCCATCGATTTGATGGTCTGAAGGTCTTCAAATGCCGATAGTTTTGAAGTAGTATGTCTCTCGCAGAGAATCGACAAGTCTTCATACTAGTTGCATGTAATAAAGGAAATTACCCAAATGTTTCAACGAACGCGAAAAGAAGAAtggaaagaatgaaaagaatgaaaagagggttttttttcctatatgGGCTGCTACTTACTCGTATACCATGGCCATCATCGGAGACCTGAATAAGCTTCAGACCTCCGTCCTTGACAATGACACTGATGGAGGTAGAGCCAGCATCGAGGCTGTTCTCCACGAGCTCTTTCACAGCAGAGATAGGACGCTGAATGACCTCGCCGGCGGCAATCCTGTTCACCACCGACTCATGGAGACGATGGATCCTCGGTGGTTCCTTTTGCTGAAGAGATGATGCTTCTTCTTCGGTGATAATGGCGGAATCGTGGTCCATTTTGAAGAACTGTGTTTCGTAGTCGGCTCACCTCGTTCTAATGTTCGTTATTCGTACTCGTAGTGTTTGAAAAACAAGACGGAAGGGCGCGCGTCCCATGGAGGGGTGTGTTTTTCGCACAAATAAAAACGACTTTACCTGCTTCTAGCAGCCAAGGTTTAaatcagggttttaaaaatcgggCAAATCGGATCGGGAATCGCGATCATCGATGCCAATTATCGACGAGTCGATGCTGGCAATTATTAGATAAAAACACAATAATTGTTGAGATATTCTTCAAATCTAcgaattctagggtttttcaaACCTAATCGATTCCATCAATGATTACTAGGATTCGGGTAAGAATGAGATTCGATTTCATTTGAATCAGCTTGGAATTCGGTTGGACTCGGGTACAATTTGAATTcatctttttttggtaagttAAAGAACGCCAAAGCACTACACCCAGGACACCATGTCTGTCACTTTTGAGATTAGTCTATTATTCAAAGGATAAGGGTTTGAAACATGGTGAGTGAATACCTGTATGATGGAGTGTTATGGTCGAACCCGTGATCTAGTATGAGTTGGATTTGCCACATCAGCCATCTAGTGTGTTAACAACCTAGAGATGCACTATCATCAATTTCTCAGTAACTTTcttgtttatatatttttttttatttgggtagaAGTTTCTTAGTAATCAAATATGTCTGAAGATACAGCACTTTATCACCATTCAATACGTGATAAGATGACAGTTTTTGGGTGACAAGGAAAAATGCCAACTTTATAAAGCCATAAATCATAAAATGGAGAATGCATTCTCAACCTAGAATGAGAATGTCGATTGGAACACTTTTAAATTGgaatacttttatttttattgtttttagaaTGGCAATTGTGTTTGGTAtggtatttatttcttttttagaatgcattcttCACTTTTTTGGcctattattataattataattattattattattattattattattattattattattattattattatttattttattttgttttaagatttcttAACCCATTATTCTTTTTACCCAAAACTTCTTCTCTACTCTTTAGTTGCTCAACCCAACCTGAGCCAACTCAATGCCTATGAGAAAATGGGATTCAGTCCTTAGGATTCAATAACAGACAACAATTTTCAGAAGCTTTATAATTTATCACATAGAAAAACAcatttcaattgatttttttttttttggggggtaagATTTGAATTGGAATTCNNNNNNNNNNNNNNNNNNNNNNNNNNNNNNNNNNNNNNNNNNNNNNNNNNaaaaaaaaaaaaaaaaaaaaaccccgtaattacttaggctccgtttgctatcgtttctgttccaaaaacgtcgtttcgtgtcaaaaacgaaaatttcatgggtcaaaatacagtttttaaacgaaaaaatggtgtttcaaaatttcaaatttttatcgggatttttttttttttttttttgtaaaacggaatgaaactgggaagacggaactccaagtCCAATATcgtttttttcagttttttttttcactttttgttccaaataaacataaacggaccataagtgcaccaaacagaagattccgttttttcgttccaatagaacgaaaaaactccagaaacgtttttttagaaagataccaaatggagccttacAAGTTGTCATGTATATTTTACTATGAATAGATAAAACCACATTATAATGCGAATGATTACATGGGCCTCCATCTCAACAAAGCATGGAAAATGAAATCATTAAAAAACTTCTAGGGGGAGGAAGGCCGGGAAATTAGAAGTTGATTACTGATCCCTTCAGTCTTAACGTTGATGGCTAACTGATGCTCCACCACCACTTGACCACGACATATTTTCACTAGATTAAAACTTACAAACATCTActtaaatatttcaaattcaacaaaaaacaatatatttcCCGTGGCCAAGTACTTTGATCCTCTTTAAATTGATTCACCACACCCACTTAATTAGTCCAGATGACAATGCCTATAGCTCCTAATCGTTGTGCCTGCAACAACTCATAcaattatatatttaaattcataaaaggacaaaaaataaataagttatAAAAACAAGGATCCCCATCAACCTGTTGCATTTTGTTCCATCATATCACCATGTACTCTTTGAATATGGATTAACTATGTCTTTCAATGATAGCTAATTAGGAATTCAGGATCAGTGAAGAATCAGACTCAATAAACATCAACACTTTCTATAAAGGGTTGTTCCAATCCAGATTGATCAGAATCAAGATTGGCACCAGCCTATTAGAATCAGATCCCCAATTTTTAAAACACTAATCTCATCTAACCTGCTTGTCCCAAAATAACATTAGTTGCCTCAACTCTTCAACTACCATCTCCATTGTGTAAGATCCTTTCTATGCTCATGAAAACATTACGTCGTTCTTTCTTGTCCAAAGTTGGCAAACCCAAATAGAGAAAAAGGCCAGCATCAATTTAACCATATTCTTGTTTGGTCTATAGAAAATCAAGAGTTGACATACATCATTTAGAGATGTTGGCCATTGAATGGctagaattttcttttttctgaattAGCTTGCACATCTGAGGACTAAAGAAATCCTCAACTTCACAATATAGTTCTTAGGGCTAAAGAAATCCTCAGCTTCGCACTATAGTTCTTAGGGCTAAAGAAATCCTCGGCTTCACATTAAAGTTCTAGGCATTGAATAGGTGGGGGACAGGGTAGAGAATTTAAAACAAAGGGGCATTCACCCACCAAGAACCAGAAATAATGAAAACTAGAGAGATTTGAGATCATACACCACTCAAATCCTCACACAAGCAAGAGAGAATCAACTTAGTACATCACTTCAAATCCCAGACAAAGGGGACTATGGATTAAGTTGcttgaaatgatgaacaaaAGCTTAAAGCACCAAATGGGTATCAACCAACAGAGCACAAACAAATTTCAATATAGTCACAACTTGTTATGATCATCATATCCAAAGGGTGTTGTCAAACATATAGTCACAATTGGTTATGATCATCATTCCAAATACTATTGCTCTATTCTAAGACAAACCATACAttgaacataaaaaaaattgacattctCAAAAGATTATCAAAATATCTTCAAGCTGAGAAATGAGAACCAATGAAAACTTGAGAAACTATTATGTTCttcaaaattagaagaaaaaattgaatagAAAAAGACTTGTACAATTGAATCTGGTGATGGTTGGGTGATCAATATCTTAATAGGGTTAAATATAGAAAACAATAGATTAATATTCTTAGAAATCGCATTAAAATGTATTTGGACACacacaaacaaagagagagagagagagataagagtTGTGGTTACGTGAGAGCTTTGATGGGTTAGACCTGAGGAGGGTTCATTAGGTGCCAATTTCAAGGAAGTTGTCTAGCAACGTGAAAACATAAGAGATAGGAAGGAatcagaggaagagagaagaatctTTGTAGTGCATTGCTCTCTAAACCCGGTTTATTGACCGGTTAGTTCGGTTTGGTCATGCAAGGTCTGAATCGACAAGGGTTGATGCGGGTGCCTTATGGTAtatgacagcaagggtgacTTCGAATGCGGGGTGGTGGGACAAATTCGAGCCAGTGCCCGATGTGGTTCTCAAGCCTAAGCCATACCCTTGCatatatcataaggctatgtatgagTAGAGAAGGTATGTGGTCATATTAGATAATGAGAATTTAGTCCATGACAAATGGCGGGAGTGAAATACGCATTAAGAACCCCTTTCCCATCGAAATCCCACAAGGTTGGCCATGTTTTGGCCAACAGGTGGGTACGACCCTCCCATGCGACCCACCTGTAGGGAAAATGTGGGCCCtagcaagcccaacttggatgATCACGCGTGTTTCAAGTTCCCTGCTGTAATGGAGTCATGTGTGTCTGGTATTACTAGCTACTTCGCTTGGCATCGCAGTTTAATGCTATTTGGGTCATAAGGTGTCAAAGCCAAGCAcaccttagtagatatttattacccaactataaatagcatttactcttctcccatttattatttcagcaagATTGGTgaagaggagtaaagaagagggataaaaagaaggaagaaatgggaagGAAATGTGGGGGAAAGTGTTCCCCACTTGTTGCCGAAACCGTATCTTGCCGTTTTGACACCGGAAAGGTGGTTGAAACTTTGAGCACTGggatttgaggtaggtaagtGCCAAAATCCCTTGAATCTGgtgaaaccctcttgtgtggTCGAATCAAGGAGTTAAGAGAGAGTCTATGTGTTGtctttgaaggttttaaagaagGAACAAACAAGATCTAAAAGCATTTAAGTGATAACTTGAGTTGGAGGAAGgatcttaggttttggggtttcttgaacCTGAAGGTATGATTTGTTCCCAaatcttgatttgaacttagatctatgttgtATTCATGTGGATTAAGTCTTAAATGTGTGAAAAATACGAAGGAAACGACCCCCCTTGGGTTCCCAAAAGGTGGGGTGAAGAAAGGAAGTAAGACAGCAGAACCCGCTGGACACtggtgggtggcaccggcgaGTCACCAAACCCACTAATTTTTCTTGGGCCTTGGAGCCTACAGGTGGgcaggaccggtgggtacctagacccactggtcttggctgGGCCCTGGGGTCCTACAGGCAGGTAGGACCTGTGAGTACCTAGACCCGCCGGTAACACCCACTGGTGTGGTATGGGGTGCTGCCTGTATGGGTAGcttgcacaggtgggtcctcctacccacctgtatgacccacctgtggtCCAATGAGCTCCGTTCGAGCTCAAACTTCATCGACATCCACCTTTGCGTTATTAAACACATTGTgaccatgtctttcattgtTTTATGGTCTCGGAACGGACGTATTCTAAGAGTCCTTTCTATATTAGGCTTTTGTGACCATCGTCTTCACACGTCGAATCTCACTCGTATCAAGTGTGCACATTCTTGTATGTGAATAAGTAAGTGGAGGGAGgatgttgattttattttggagtgtttattgcGTCATTTCCATTTTATATATCATCTTACTAATTATGGATGCCATCTTTATGCATATGTCTAGTCTATTGCAGGATTCATTTATGAATCTTtatgttgtatctttaaatttccAAACACTTTTTacttgctttgaattatgagcATGGATTATTTCAATTATTGGATAATGATGATTTGTTAGATATGTGATGAATTGCTAGATTAGACGTTGTAGTTGCCTTAGGAACGAACGCATTGGTGcgccgtggaatgggacgctgAAGCACTCTGTAGTCGcactatctcatatagatgcATTGGGTTTAGGTTGACATTCtctcgtgctatgaccctttccaacaagggtttaggtgttgagttatcactagggggaagcGTCGGTTGCGGACtgccatggtggttagaagtacgcttgGCTGATCATTaagacagttggaaaccttgatgatatattcagagggccaagcatactacatttattttctgttgtggttcggccacgatttactttttcaagtactcaCGGCCGGCcctctccgacaaccctatgggtgtatcgcgggatggagaatGCGACTCGTACCTtgggcatacacgcactgtggttgtgagtagcacgtaacctatgacttagcatTGTTGCTTAGGCGAATAGACATAAAATAAATTGCATGCATATAAGATCATTTGAAATGCGACTGCTTGTTTGCATCTTTTTtcccatttactgagctagtgagctcatcccttgtatatatatattttatatgattttgcaggtttcCCCATGGAGGAGCAGGAGTCAGGGCCCACAGACAAGTTTTCGGTAGGGGACTGGTGGGTTCCAAAAGGTTTTGGGCAAGGTGCCGGGTGCGTGTGCGAGGGTTACATTGCAGGACAACAGTAGCAATTTCTGATCAtcaccttttttattcttttgatgtattccccttttgtgctctagatatttaaattattattttcttgtgtaTTTTTCATGCCTGCGGGACCacatgtacatatatatatactatgtataacaatttaggtatcaagagtagTGAAAAAATTTACAGATATATGTGATAAGCCTTTTGCTGAAATATTCAATTATACTTTCATATGTTGTGGTgcatgttgtgttgtggtttactatatcagatgatcctggtgattcttgggttacccggaggtaATTCGGTCATCGATCTGGTTTAATGTGAATGGGACGTGACAATCTTACCTTGAGATAGAGATCGAGTGAAGTTCTTTGAAGGAATCACAATTCTCcaacaacaaaaccctaaaacaatcaACAATGAAACCCTAAAATAATCAGACGAAAATCAATATAAATTCATCTAAATCCCAGTTATTCCCCTCTTCCAATACTTGCTAACACATAGAGTGATTGATTTGTACAATATAGAAATCAACACACACagggagggagaggagagagagagagagagagagagagagagagagagagagagataaatctGACCTTGAAGCAAAGATTGTCAAAGTGTTTCGAAGGAGTGAAGCTTGGTTGAAGTCTTTTGAAGGAACGAAGGTCCCTTAGGTCACAGTTCTTCGATGAAGCTCTCGCAGTGGCTCTTCTCACCAAAAGCTCCCTTGAAGCTCCTacattttttaggaaaaaaaggtTGAGGATAATGTCGGGTTTGTAGGGGTCACTGAGAACGTGTTTTTCCCCCCTTTGTCTCAGTGCGTGGAATGGGTCATTTTGCCCATTCTAGAATGGATCGCGATTGATACTGCATTCTGATGCTTAAAGATGATAGCGGATACCAAACATTGTTTTTAACACCCTAGAATGCATCCTAAGCAtaaaatgcattccaagaatgcaaacCAAACACTTCCTTAGTCTAAATTATGTGTTTGAATCATTGAATGTATATTGATGTGTTTCAAAATTCAGAATTTAAGGTAAGAATGTGTATTTTGTGCATATTTCTCCAGAAATTTCTTTTGACAAGTGTTTGATGCACTccaattaaatatttggttgagATTAAAGTTGTTCTCAATTGACAGTTAGACTTATTTGAagtttatgtttatgatttcacAATTTAAGGCTCCATTGAATttccttgaagaagaaactcacttgGGAGATTTTGTTTCTCTAAACACTATGGACATGAAGAAAAGCCAATGATTTTGGGGTGAGAGAGAACTATGATCTCCAGTGGAGAAGGTGAGAAACAGGAGATgatcctacccaaaaaaaaaaaaaattgcttctcTCTATGAAATTAATTAGTTTTATTTAGTGAGAGGAAAAATTTGTTCTTCTCCTTACTTATGATCTCCATAAAAATGAGTAAATAAGATAGCCTTCCCTGTGCTACACCCTAATTACACCCCCTATCCCATGTTTTGGAATGACACTCGTCCTCTTGGAGGTTCATGGTATTTGGTCTTAAATTTAAAAGACATTTTTACTCCTATTATCTTGAATTAGggatcaaatcaaacccaaacccaaacctgaACTGATTGCCATCAATAGAAACCTTAGACAAAGTCAGGCAAAACTAAAATAGAACAATAAAATCTGTAACGAGCGAAGTAGGTAAACCCCAAAGAAGAAAACCATGAAACTATTGTGAGTTATCAATACAAGAACCTTGAGTGGCTTGTACCCTACAATATGTAAGCACCTcctttgtctatctctctcttctcacaaTAACAATAGGGGGAAACATGTCATTTAataggaaggaagagagagatagacacagagaAACACTAACATACACAATGCATCCTGGCAGCAGTCGTTCCCacaaaaattataatattttgaaggaaaaaggCTATCTGAGCCTAAGGTGTAAGCTATGCCTCCTcacatgaattattattataatgatttttttttagagaaaaataaTGATTAAACAAATCATTATGAGAGGGTGTTGAGTACCCTGCTTGCTCGGATAATCCTCTCCCAACTTTAAAATGAAAAGTGGGAGAACTTTGTTGGGTGGCACCCAGAGTTCCTCCAAACACTTCAGCTAGGCAAGTTTTGTTAGAGAACAGGTCTTAGCTGAAGTGAATAGAGGAACTCCAGGGGACACCAAACGTGCTTTTGTAATCCTTTTGATGAATATTGAAGAGGACTAGCAATATTGGGTCTATATTTATGGTTTTCTTTCAGTGAACTTGGATGGGTTTACGTCCAAGTGGGGAGATGAGAATCTCCGTTGTCCCTCTCTTTGGTTACTAGCCTACTGGTATGGACTTGCTTTTACACTGTCTCTTTCTAATTT is part of the Macadamia integrifolia cultivar HAES 741 chromosome 9, SCU_Mint_v3, whole genome shotgun sequence genome and encodes:
- the LOC122090130 gene encoding DNA mismatch repair protein MLH1 produces the protein MDHDSAIITEEEASSLQQKEPPRIHRLHESVVNRIAAGEVIQRPISAVKELVENSLDAGSTSISVIVKDGGLKLIQVSDDGHGIRYEDLSILCERHTTSKLSAFEDLQTIKSMGFRGEALASMTYVGHVTVTTITEGQLHGYRVSYRDGVMEHEPRPCAAVKGTQVMIENLFYNMAARRKTLQNSADDYSKIVDVISRFSIHHTKVSFSCRKHSAARADVHSVATCSRLDAIRSVYGVAVARDIMEVAASDDDPSGSIFKMDGYISSSNYSAKKTVMVLFINDRLVECSALKRAIEVVYAATLPKASKPFIYMSIVLPPEHVDVNVHPTKKEVSLLNQESIIENIQTTVELKLRNSNTSRTFHTQTVYPFASDSLGSNRNTELSPLKDGSRSQKVPVNKMVRTDSLDPSGRLHAYLQVKPPRQPEGNTDLTTVR